In Deferribacter desulfuricans SSM1, the following are encoded in one genomic region:
- a CDS encoding O-acetylhomoserine aminocarboxypropyltransferase/cysteine synthase family protein — MKNIESLLLHHGYRPDSTGARAVPIYQTSSYVFRDTEHAANLFELKEPGYIYTRLMNPTQEVLEHRLAALHGGTSALAVSSGQAAISYAILNITNLGDNIVSGSYLYGGTFNLFNYTLKKLGREVKFVDSSNPENFKKAADKKTKAFYLESIGNPKNNVNDFEEIAKIAHELGVPLIIDNTVAPYIFNPFDHGADIVVYSLTKFITGNGTSIGGAIVEKGDFNWANGNFPEFTNPDESYHGLVYWDAFGNHNDAIAKGAAFTSKIRLQLLRDMGACISPFNAFMIIEGLETLPLRMKKHCENALEVAKFLEKHPKISWVNYPGLESHPDHKNAKKYLKNGFGAIIGFGVKGGYEAGKIFINSIKMISHLANIGDARSLVIHPASTTHQQLTPEQRLATGVTDDFIRLSVGIENVEDIIEDIGQALNQI; from the coding sequence ATGAAAAATATTGAAAGTTTACTTTTGCATCACGGTTACAGACCTGATAGCACCGGAGCAAGAGCAGTACCCATATACCAAACTTCATCATATGTATTTAGAGACACTGAACACGCTGCAAACCTTTTTGAATTAAAAGAACCTGGCTATATTTACACTAGATTAATGAACCCCACACAAGAAGTTTTAGAGCATAGGCTAGCTGCCCTCCATGGAGGAACTTCTGCTTTAGCAGTATCATCAGGCCAGGCAGCTATTAGTTATGCAATTTTAAATATTACTAATTTAGGTGACAATATCGTATCGGGCTCTTATCTCTATGGGGGAACTTTTAACTTGTTTAACTACACATTGAAAAAACTTGGAAGAGAAGTAAAGTTTGTAGATTCATCAAATCCCGAAAACTTTAAAAAAGCTGCAGATAAAAAAACAAAAGCCTTTTACTTAGAATCAATCGGTAATCCAAAAAATAATGTGAACGATTTTGAGGAAATAGCTAAAATTGCTCACGAACTAGGTGTACCTCTAATAATTGACAATACAGTAGCACCATACATCTTTAACCCTTTTGATCACGGTGCTGATATAGTTGTTTATTCGCTCACCAAATTTATTACTGGAAATGGTACAAGTATTGGTGGAGCTATAGTGGAAAAGGGCGATTTTAACTGGGCAAACGGAAATTTCCCAGAATTTACTAATCCAGATGAGTCTTACCACGGACTTGTTTACTGGGATGCATTTGGCAATCATAATGATGCTATAGCTAAAGGTGCTGCTTTTACCTCAAAAATAAGACTTCAGCTTTTGAGAGATATGGGTGCCTGCATTAGCCCTTTTAATGCCTTTATGATAATCGAAGGGCTTGAAACTCTACCTTTAAGGATGAAAAAACATTGTGAAAATGCTTTAGAAGTAGCAAAATTTCTTGAAAAACACCCAAAAATCAGCTGGGTTAATTATCCAGGATTAGAAAGTCACCCTGATCATAAAAATGCCAAAAAATATTTAAAAAATGGTTTTGGCGCTATAATAGGTTTTGGTGTTAAAGGTGGATATGAAGCAGGGAAAATATTTATAAATTCTATCAAAATGATTTCTCATTTAGCCAATATAGGTGATGCTAGATCTCTTGTAATTCATCCTGCAAGCACAACCCACCAACAGCTTACACCTGAGCAAAGATTAGCAACAGGTGTAACAGATGATTTTATACGTCTATCCGTTGGGATTGAAAATGTTGAAGATATAATTGAGGATATTGGCCAAGCATTAAACCAAATTTAA
- a CDS encoding RrF2 family transcriptional regulator — MNVTSKSIYAIIAVYELALNKDKFIKSDVIAKKYNIPKRFLEITLSELKTNGIVISKKGGGGGFALKKLPEEISIFDIITITENDLKVFNCSKFLEKSTCNTFTVFENLNTEIISLLKNKTIQDIINENTINFTTTFII, encoded by the coding sequence ATGAATGTAACATCTAAATCCATATATGCAATTATAGCAGTTTATGAATTGGCTTTAAACAAAGATAAATTTATTAAAAGTGATGTCATTGCAAAAAAATACAATATTCCAAAAAGATTCCTTGAAATAACCCTTTCTGAACTAAAAACAAACGGAATAGTCATATCTAAAAAAGGTGGCGGAGGTGGATTTGCCCTTAAAAAGCTTCCTGAAGAAATATCTATTTTTGATATAATCACTATCACAGAAAACGATTTAAAAGTATTTAATTGTTCAAAATTTTTAGAAAAATCCACATGCAACACTTTTACTGTTTTTGAAAATCTAAACACGGAAATAATTAGCTTGTTAAAAAACAAAACAATTCAAGACATTATCAACGAAAACACGATTAACTTTACCACAACATTTATAATTTAG